The following are encoded in a window of Phaseolus vulgaris cultivar G19833 chromosome 3, P. vulgaris v2.0, whole genome shotgun sequence genomic DNA:
- the LOC137839353 gene encoding uncharacterized protein, with protein sequence MVKWAVELSEFDIKYEPRGPIKGQIFADFVVELSSETVQNAGDGFRWVLSVDGSSNQLGSGAGIILEGPNGVLIEQSLRFAFKANNNQAEYEALIAGILLAKEMGARVLMAKSDSLLITGQVTGEFQAKDPQMAAYLEYVQELRRSFRMFQNKAANGNVNLKVKFFHLPLHGKSRTEKGPSQGKHKQTAPRSRQTRKSEHLQH encoded by the exons ATGGTAaaatgggcggtagagttgtcagagttcgacatcaagtatgagccccggggaccgatcaaggggcaaatcttcgctgacttcgtggtcgagctatCTTCTGAAACAGTGCAGAACGCCGGAGatggttttcgttgggtgctctcggtggatgggtcctcTAACCAGTTGGGTAGTGGGGCCGGGAttattttggaaggacccaacggcgtgttgatagagcagtccctaaggtttgcctttaaagccaaCAATAATCAAGCGGaatatgaggctttgatcgctggtatcttgttggcaaaggagatgggagcaagggtgctgatggccaagagcgattcatTGTTGATCACGGGccaagtaactggcgagttccaggctaaggatccgcagatggcagcttatctggagtatgtgcaggagttgaggag GTCTTTCAGAATGTTTCAAAACAAAGCGGCAAATGGAAATGTTAATCTGAAGGTAAAatttttccatctaccacttcatggAAAATCGAGAACTGAGAAAGGTCCAAGTCAGGGTAAGCacaagcaaactgctccaaGGTCGCGCCAAACCCGGAAGTCAGAACATTTGCAGCACTGA